One Candidatus Neomarinimicrobiota bacterium genomic window, ATGTGCTTTGCGTCATACCTCGTTATCTGAATAACTATCATATTTGCAGCAACTGAAAAATGAGAAGGAAAATGAAAAATATGAATAATACAGTCAGGCGGGAAAGAGCAGGATACGGATACTGATGGGAACTGAATTTTCCACAGATAGCGTTTTGCCTTCGATGAAAATTATTGAAATAAATCTGAAAGGAGTAAACTAATGGGACAACAACAATTACTACTCATTGTCCTGGGAACCATCATCGTCGGTGTGGCGGTGATCGTAGGCATAAATATGTTTACCACGGGCGCCGTGAACGCGGAACGGGACGCTCTATTACAGGACGTTAATGCGGTGGCAGCCTCAGCCGCATCTTACTGGCGTAAACCCTCTGCTTTGGGAGGCGGAAACAGAACGTTCGTCGGCGTCACAGACGTGACTACATTCGGGGCTGATTCGTCAAATGCTAACGGTAACATCATTATGTCAGCGGTTACGGCAACAAGTTTCACGGTAACCGCGACAGGAGCCAATGAAGGCGTCATAATTGTAGCAAGCATTACGCAGCAGGGCGTTTCGGGTACTCCCACAATAACGCTGCCATAAGAGAGATAACAATAATCTGTTAGCGGCAGCTTAACAGCTGCCGCTAATAAACACTAAAAAAGTATTAAATAGAAAGATATACAATAGGAGCCGTTTTATGAACCAGGAAAGATCATCAACGTTAGTAGTCGGAATCGCCATCTTCGGAATTCTGATAATGACCGCTATCGGCTGGTATGTAATTGACGATGTGAAGACTCAAAATGAACTTTTCCACAGCAAAGTTTACGGTCAATACGAATATCTTCTTGCCGACTTTGATATAGAACGCAGAGTATTACTTATGGAATTTAACAGTCTTATGCAGGGAGTGCAGGAAATTTCTCAGACAGCCAAATCATTTTGGGATATGCCTGTTTCGAGAGGGATTCAGCGTCCGAAATTTATCGGTGCGAAGCAGATAACCGCATTCGCTACCGACTCCACTTTCGAGTGGGGTACTTACGAAATCGCCAGTATATCGGACGACCATTTCACAGTTGTCGCCAAAGGCAGATATACAGGATTAGAATTTTCCGCCATCATAAATAAAGATGGATTGGTCTCATGGAAACCGGTAAAAATGCCTCCTTTAGACAGGATTAAAAGATGAGGCATTCAATGTAAATTTTATTAGAATTCCTAACAACCACAATGCTCCGCCATTTAAAGGTAAATTGCTCATGGTGCTACCCTTTGGCGGGGCATTATCTTATCTGTATTAACCGCTCCCCGCATTCTGCGGGACTTAGCCCCTATCCCTTCCTTTCAAAGGATGGGTGAATACCAAAGTCAAAATATGCAACGAATTGACACTATAGAGGTAATATCGGCAATATATTGCCGATATTACCTCTTTTTATCATCTGATTTATACTTCCCCGCCGCAAATAGCCGCAAATCCGGCGTTTCATATATTTGGTACGAGATTTGCTCTAAATAAACACAGTAGTTGAATTGCAACACAATTTTGGAGGGGGAGAGTTTAAAATGGACGAGTTAGACCTGATTCGCGCGGTATCAAAAGAATGCGGGTTACCACAATACCAGACGTACGAAATTCTCAATTCGTTAGCATCAAATATACGGGAAATGTTACGAAATCAAGGAAGCGTGACCCTATCCGGGTTGGGAACTTTTTACAGTTCTGTTCAATCAAGGAAAAACAATAAAAGTTTGACCGCCGGAGAGGCGATAAAGTACTACGTCACTCATGTCCCTGAGTTTCATCCGGCGTCCAAATTGTTGTCTACTTTGGAAGACTGACCGAGTTTGGATTAAACTCTCCCGAATCTCCTTCCGGGATTCATTCTAAAAAATCTTATCTTAACGAAGCCATCTTCTTTGTCTGTCGGATGCACCAGACCGAAGTCGGTAGAAGTATATTCCGGATGACAGATCGAATGCGCTTATTTGTTGACTCTATCTAACTCTTTCCTGACTATCTTTCCCAATATCTCAACGGTATAGGGCTTGGTGACATAGCTGCCGACTCCAAGCTTTTGAGCCCGTCAATTCCAAGATACGGATATATTCAAATCAAGCTAATTCGAATATTCCGAAATCATCTATCGGGATTCGCAATGACAAGAAGACAGACTAATTTGAATTATAAAAAATCTATAAATCAGATTAGCAACTTCGCATTTATTTTGCACGAAACCCTTTTACTTTCTCATCGTTTCATTTTATTCTTACAGATCGTCTTCTTATAGGATAATGCTATTAACCGGTACGATTACATTATTATAGGTTCAGGATTCGGCGGCTCAGTATCCGCTATGCGGCTTTCCGAAAAGGGATATAAAGTCCTTGTAGTGGAAAAAGGGAAATGGTTCGGCGCTGAAGACTTCCCCAAGACAAATTGGAACCTGAAGAAGTGGCTCTGGCTTCCGCTTCTCAAATTTCACGGTTTTTTCAAGATAACTCTATTCAAGAATATCACTATTTTGTCGGGTGTTGGAGTCGGCGGAGGCTCGCTCGTTTATGCTAATGTCCTCCCCGTTCCGGAAAGTAAGTTCTTTAATTCCGGTTCGTGGGCAAACCTCAACGATTGGGAAAGCGAGCTCGAACCCTATTATAAGGAAGCGCTGCGGATGCTGGGCGCAACTCTCAATCCCCGCTTAGAAATCGGCGATATCGCTTTGAAAAATCTCGCCTCGAAAATGGGCAAGTCAGGTTCCTTTGCTCCTACCAATGTATCTGTTTATTTCGGTGAAGAGGGAGTCAGCGCTTCCGATCCTTATTTCGACGGAAAAGGACCCGACCGAACAGGCTGTATTTTCTGCGGAGGTTGTATGACAGGCTGCCGGCACAACGCGAAAAACAGTCTGGATAAGAATTATCTCTATTTCGCCCAGCGCAACGGCGCGGAGATAATAGCCGAATCGGAAGTGACGAACGTGGAACCGATAGACAGTTCATCAGGAAAATACGGCTACAAAGTCAGCTGGCGAACTTCTACTTCCCTTTTTAAAAAATCCGATCACGCAACAGCCGACGGAATCATATTTGCCGGCGGAGTTCTCGGCACTGTTAAGCTGCTTCTAAAACTCAAAAACTCATCACTTCCGAATCTCTCTTCTGCTGTCGGAAAGATGGTTCGCACTAATTCAGAAAGTCTCATCGGTGTTACAACTTTTGATAAAGAAAAGGTTATGTCCGACGGAATAGCAATCGGCTCGTCCCTGCGGACAGATGAAGATACTCACGTGGAGCCGGTTCGTTACGGAGCGGGTTCGGGATTTTGGAGATTGCTTATGTTCCCTATGGCTCACGGCAGAAACCCTTTTGTCCGATTAACCAAAGCGTTATGGGATCTCGTTTCCCGACCTATCCAAAATTTGCGTGTGATGTTCGTTTCAGACTTCGCCAAACGGACGCAGATACTTCTTTTTATGCAATCCATTGACAGTACATTGCGATTTACGAAAGGTCTGTTCGGAATGAGCTCCTCTATGGAAAGCGGCAAAGCGCCCTCTGCCTTTATTCCCGAAGCCAGGGAGATAACCGAAAAGTTCGCTAAAGAAGTAAACGGTAAACCGATGGTGCTGCTGACCGAAACTGTTCTCGGCATCCCTACCACCGCTCATATTCTCGGCGGCAGTGTAATGGGAGCCGACGAAAGCGAGGGCGTTATTGACAAAAATAACAGAGTATTCGGTTATGAAAATATGCTTGTCTGTGACGGCTCAACGATTTCCGCTAATCCCGGTGTGAACCCGTCTCTGACCATTACCGCTCTTACTGAAAGAGCTATGAGCTTGATTCCGTCGAAGGGGAGCTGAGCAGTTTAATTTTGTGTCATTGCGGGCGAAGTAATGACCGAAGAATTTGTCTTCCCCTCCTTTCCAAGGAGGGGATAAAGGGGTGGTTATCTATAATCAATCTCAGTTCTTTCGGTTTCGCAATATTGAGATTGCCGCGTTATTCCGGCTAAAACAGCCGATTCCTAATTCATACTCGACACGTTTTCATCCCCCCAATTCAAGCGGCGTTTTACACTGTCGAGCATCCTGATTTGAGCTTCATTATAGACTGAATCCGCAAAGGCAATTTCTGCGAGGGAAATTAGGAGGTTATCTCTCATTTCTTCATCCAAATGTGGAAGAGCTTTAACGCACTGTCTGCCGTAAATCAGAGCCTCTTCGATGTTCATCTTAGAAAAGTCTTCAATTTCTCGGACAACTTCGCTGTGAGAGAATCCGTATCTTGCCATGAGTTCCCTGAGCTTCGCAATCTCCTTCATATCAATTCGCTCGTCACTACCCGCCATAGCAATACACAATCCTATAAATGCTTTTTTTGGCTCAAATTTATGCATCCGTACAACTTAACCTCCCGAACATGGCGCATCCCAATCGTACCAATAATTTAACAGGAATAATATATGGTAGTGTGTTCTCCGTCAAATCGGCATTAAACGAGTTAAATGCTTTTAACTCAATAATTTAGCAATAGCTCCCTAAACGAAAAAATAATGGAATCGAATATCAGCATAAGTGCCATATTATCAATTAGATAGGTTATTTTTTTGATTCTTTCTCTTCAATGAATCTAAATTGGTACCATAATTCTTCTTTTATATGTGTTGCAGAGTTAATATATTTTAAGTCAGTATTTCATCTTTGGAATAAAGTGTAAAAATCATTTCGGACTTAACGGGAGCTGGATTGACAGATTTCGAGAAAATAAGAGCTGGGATAGAAAAAGAAATCAATAAACTGCGTGAAGAATACGTTGGCGAAGAATATTCATCGGATGAACAACTCAAAGATTTCGCAGTTTCTCAGCTTAAGGAAGAAGGTTTAAAGGCGGTCTTCGAATATGCTCCTGACGCATATTACCTGTACAACTTGTCCGGTAAGTTTGTGGACGGAAACTTGATGGCTGAGGAAATATCCGGCTATCAGCGTGACGAGCTTATAGGCAGAAGTTTTATGAATCTGAAAATTCTTTCTTCGCCTGATATTATTAAGGCGGCAAAACATCTTTTCCTAAATATAATGGGCAGGGCTACAGGCCCGGATAATTTCACGTTTATCAGGAAAGACGGAAGTAAGATAGAATTAGAAATACGCACATACCCTGTGAAAATCGAAGGTAAAAAGCTGGTGTTGGGGATAGCAAGAGATGTTTCGGAACGAAACAGGATTCAGCAGCAGATAAAAGAGTTAAATCGAACATTGGATGAAAAAGTCGTTAAAAGAACCGAAGAACTTAAAGTCGCAAACGAAGAGCTACATAAGGATATTATAGAAAGGCTCCATGCGGAAGAAGCCCTCCATCAAAGTGAAGAACGCTTCAGACATATTATCAACAATGCAGGCGATATTATCTATAATACCGACAGGAAAGGTAATTTAACATACTACAATCCCACCACCGCCCGGATTATGAACTACACTGAGAAAGAGCTGCAAAAGAAAAACTATATGGATATGATTCGGCCGGACTATCGCAAAGAGGTAAAGAAATTCTATACCAAACAATTGATGGAAAAGACTTTAAATACTTACCTTGAATTTCCCGCTATCAAAGGTGACGGGTCCACCATATGGCTCGGTCAGAACGTCCAGCCGATCCTGAAAAAAGGTAAGGTTAAGGGATTTCAAGCCGTCGCAAGAGACATATCCGATAGGAAAAAAACAGAAAAGAAGCTGAGGGAAAGCGAAAGAAGATACAGGGCGATCTTCGAGAATTCACGTGATGTTATTTATATTACTGATAAGGAGGGTTTTTTCGTTGATATCAATAATTCAGGATTGGAACTCTTCGGTTACACATGGAAAGAATTATCAAAGATTAAATCGAGCGATCTTTATGTAAATCCGGACAAACGAAAAAAATTCCTGGCAGAGCTTGAAACGCACGGATTTGTCCGTGATTACGAATTGAAACTGAAAAATAAAAATGGTGACCACCTTGACTGTTTGATATCGTCGACTATCAGCCCGGCCGCCGATGGAAAAGTGATGAATATTCAGGGAATTATCAGAGACATCACACAACAGAAAAAATCTCAACGCGCTCTCCTCGAAACCGAAAAAAGGTTTCGTGAGTTACTGGAAAACTTGAAAATGATCGCCGTACTTCTCGATTTGGACGGGAAAATCCTGTTTTGCAACGATTTCCTGCTTGACCTTACCGATTATAAGAGAGATGAGATACTGGGCGCTGATTGGTTCGACAATTTCGTGCCTGAGGAAAATCGAAATAAGATGAAAAAACTCTTCTTCGATTCGGCTAAAGAGGGCAAAATACCATCTCATGACGAAAGCAACATTATTACCAGGAGCGGTGAGGAACGGCTCATATTCTGGAATAACACAGCTCTTCGCGACACATCAGGTAATATTTTCGGAACAGCGAGTATCGGTTCGGATATGACAGACAGATACAAAGCCGAAGAACAATTGCGTCATGCGCAGCGTATGGAGGTTATAGGAAAGCTCGCCGGCGGAATCGCCCACGATTTTAATAACGCCCTGACTCCTATATTGGCGTTGAGCCAGATGCACTTAGCAAAAATAGAAGACGACCATCCCGTAAAGAGGGCTTTAAGCACTATAAATAAAAGCGCCAAAAGGGCTACAAAACTTACCGCGCGACTGATGGCTTTCGGGAGGAAACAGGTTCTCGAAACGCACATAATAAACATTAACACAACCCTTATATCTATCGGAGATTTGCTGAAGCGCTCAGTTGGAGATAGCGTGATGCTCAAGATGAAACCGAGTTCTAATCTCTGGAACGTAAAAGCAGACCCGATTCAAATTGAACAGGTTCTTCTAAATCTCGCGATTAATGCGAAAGACGCCTTAAACGAAAAAGGTGAGGTCATAATCCGAACCAGGAACATAACTATCAATAAAAAGAAATCTAATGTTCCGGCGGCGATAGCTCCCGGAGATTATGTCCTCACAACAGTTTCAGATAACGGTCCGGGAATCGAAAAAGAAATTAAGGAACATATTTTCGAACCGTTTTTCACCACAAAAGCAAAAGGACAGGGAACGGGACTTGGATTATCTGTTGTTTA contains:
- a CDS encoding HU family DNA-binding protein, which encodes MDELDLIRAVSKECGLPQYQTYEILNSLASNIREMLRNQGSVTLSGLGTFYSSVQSRKNNKSLTAGEAIKYYVTHVPEFHPASKLLSTLED
- a CDS encoding TerB family tellurite resistance protein, with amino-acid sequence MHKFEPKKAFIGLCIAMAGSDERIDMKEIAKLRELMARYGFSHSEVVREIEDFSKMNIEEALIYGRQCVKALPHLDEEMRDNLLISLAEIAFADSVYNEAQIRMLDSVKRRLNWGDENVSSMN
- a CDS encoding PAS domain S-box protein, translating into MTDFEKIRAGIEKEINKLREEYVGEEYSSDEQLKDFAVSQLKEEGLKAVFEYAPDAYYLYNLSGKFVDGNLMAEEISGYQRDELIGRSFMNLKILSSPDIIKAAKHLFLNIMGRATGPDNFTFIRKDGSKIELEIRTYPVKIEGKKLVLGIARDVSERNRIQQQIKELNRTLDEKVVKRTEELKVANEELHKDIIERLHAEEALHQSEERFRHIINNAGDIIYNTDRKGNLTYYNPTTARIMNYTEKELQKKNYMDMIRPDYRKEVKKFYTKQLMEKTLNTYLEFPAIKGDGSTIWLGQNVQPILKKGKVKGFQAVARDISDRKKTEKKLRESERRYRAIFENSRDVIYITDKEGFFVDINNSGLELFGYTWKELSKIKSSDLYVNPDKRKKFLAELETHGFVRDYELKLKNKNGDHLDCLISSTISPAADGKVMNIQGIIRDITQQKKSQRALLETEKRFRELLENLKMIAVLLDLDGKILFCNDFLLDLTDYKRDEILGADWFDNFVPEENRNKMKKLFFDSAKEGKIPSHDESNIITRSGEERLIFWNNTALRDTSGNIFGTASIGSDMTDRYKAEEQLRHAQRMEVIGKLAGGIAHDFNNALTPILALSQMHLAKIEDDHPVKRALSTINKSAKRATKLTARLMAFGRKQVLETHIININTTLISIGDLLKRSVGDSVMLKMKPSSNLWNVKADPIQIEQVLLNLAINAKDALNEKGEVIIRTRNITINKKKSNVPAAIAPGDYVLTTVSDNGPGIEKEIKEHIFEPFFTTKAKGQGTGLGLSVVYGIVKQHQGEIICNSSNGNGTTFEIYLPRVDEPVEEIKHEAIYKDYRGDEVIMLVEDDTEVREVLGEILKDLGYIIIEAADDTIAQKLSKKFTGQIHLLLTDLILPGINGRELSEVLVKTRKDMKILFISGYSDDVIAKHGVIDKGLSFLQKPFTASSLGKKIRDVLES